Proteins encoded together in one Nocardioides marinisabuli window:
- a CDS encoding PPA1309 family protein encodes MSETPQTPETPETPVPEDQLADLDVDPALAAAVLEIEQHASEAGWDRPARLFALVDTAQLVAHEPALAKAMGLDASSEAGSLTAVEQDQLDPSQQLERVLETIAWPAQVTGCAAVVERLVLPPEADAELPEDPDEAAAYAREHPARQELRMVAGVTREGSRYCAMRFRSHDDDTKVVGGADLVPALLELLGATLTDDDQ; translated from the coding sequence ATGAGCGAGACCCCCCAGACCCCCGAGACCCCCGAGACGCCCGTCCCGGAGGACCAGCTGGCCGACCTCGACGTCGACCCGGCCCTGGCCGCGGCGGTGCTCGAGATCGAGCAGCACGCCAGCGAGGCCGGCTGGGACCGACCGGCCAGGCTCTTCGCGCTGGTCGACACCGCCCAGCTGGTGGCCCACGAGCCGGCGCTGGCCAAGGCGATGGGCCTCGACGCCTCCTCCGAGGCCGGGTCGCTGACCGCGGTCGAGCAGGACCAGCTCGACCCCTCCCAGCAGCTCGAGCGGGTGCTCGAGACCATCGCCTGGCCCGCCCAGGTGACCGGGTGCGCCGCGGTCGTCGAGCGGCTCGTGCTGCCGCCCGAGGCCGACGCCGAGCTGCCCGAGGACCCCGACGAGGCGGCGGCGTACGCCCGCGAGCACCCGGCCCGCCAGGAGCTGCGGATGGTGGCCGGGGTGACCCGCGAGGGCTCGCGCTACTGCGCGATGCGCTTCCGCAGCCACGACGACGACACCAAGGTGGTCGGCGGAGCCGACCTCGTCCCGGCGCTCCTGGAGCTCCTGGGCGCCACCCTCACCGACGACGACCAGTGA
- a CDS encoding PDZ domain-containing protein, which translates to MSQRLIAALLAAPLVLALFVAAWFTSLPYATYQPGPTVDVLDQPDGSETIQVRGVKTYRDAGELRLTTVSVSPVGKRLSLPELMWAWFDRDEAVLPYDYVHPDDVTPEEDERQGAVSMVTSQDVAIANALRELDYDVEAALQVAYVVPDSPADGALEVRDVVLRVDDEPVDSAQMLVEAIQDTPEGESVTLQVEREGKKRDVDLTPEKDPEDGVQRVGFTPGQGFRYPFDVTVNIDPNIGGPSAGLMFALGIYDTLTEGSLTGGGTVAGTGTLDLEGTVGPIGGIQQKIAGAERDGAELFLVPAEDCAEALGVDDGEPRLVRAETFESALAAVQAWADDPDADLPSCED; encoded by the coding sequence ATGAGCCAGCGCCTGATCGCCGCCCTCCTCGCGGCGCCCCTGGTGCTCGCGCTGTTCGTGGCGGCCTGGTTCACGTCGCTGCCCTACGCCACCTACCAGCCGGGCCCGACCGTCGACGTGCTCGACCAGCCCGACGGCTCGGAGACGATCCAGGTGCGCGGGGTGAAGACCTACCGCGACGCCGGCGAGCTGCGCCTGACCACGGTCTCGGTCAGCCCGGTCGGCAAGCGGCTGTCGCTGCCCGAGCTGATGTGGGCCTGGTTCGACCGTGACGAGGCGGTGCTGCCCTACGACTACGTGCACCCCGACGACGTCACCCCCGAGGAGGACGAGCGCCAGGGTGCGGTGTCGATGGTGACCTCGCAGGACGTGGCCATCGCCAACGCGCTGCGCGAGCTCGACTACGACGTCGAGGCGGCGCTCCAGGTCGCCTACGTGGTGCCCGACAGCCCCGCCGACGGCGCGCTCGAGGTGCGCGACGTGGTGCTGCGCGTCGACGACGAGCCCGTCGACTCCGCCCAGATGCTCGTCGAGGCGATCCAGGACACGCCCGAAGGGGAGTCGGTGACCCTCCAGGTCGAGCGCGAGGGCAAGAAGCGCGACGTCGACCTCACCCCCGAGAAGGACCCCGAGGACGGCGTCCAGCGCGTCGGCTTCACCCCGGGCCAGGGGTTCCGCTACCCCTTCGACGTCACCGTCAACATCGACCCCAACATCGGCGGGCCGAGCGCCGGGCTGATGTTCGCGCTCGGCATCTACGACACCCTCACCGAGGGCTCGCTGACCGGCGGCGGGACCGTCGCCGGCACCGGCACCCTCGACCTCGAGGGCACCGTGGGCCCGATCGGCGGCATCCAGCAGAAGATCGCCGGCGCCGAGCGCGACGGCGCCGAGCTGTTCCTGGTGCCGGCCGAGGACTGCGCCGAGGCGCTGGGCGTCGACGACGGCGAGCCGCGCCTGGTGCGTGCCGAGACCTTCGAGAGCGCGCTGGCGGCGGTCCAGGCCTGGGCCGACGACCCCGACGCCGACCTTCCGAGCTGCGAGGACTGA
- a CDS encoding molybdenum cofactor biosynthesis protein MoaE — protein sequence MSSSAQPVVRLVDLRETPLEVEEVLAALDDDAAGGLNLFVGRVRDHDGGKGVVGLDYSAHPTALTRLREVCDQVAADHDVQGVAALHRTGTLAIGDVAVVVATVASHRGQAFAATRDLIDTLKSEVPIWKHQRFTDGQDEWVGTP from the coding sequence GTGAGCAGCAGCGCGCAGCCCGTCGTCCGCCTCGTCGACCTCCGCGAGACCCCGCTGGAGGTCGAGGAGGTGCTCGCCGCCCTCGACGACGACGCGGCGGGCGGGCTGAACCTCTTCGTGGGCCGGGTGCGCGACCACGACGGCGGCAAGGGCGTCGTCGGACTCGACTACTCCGCCCACCCCACCGCCCTGACCCGCCTGCGCGAGGTCTGCGACCAGGTGGCCGCCGACCACGACGTGCAGGGCGTCGCCGCTCTGCACCGCACCGGCACCCTGGCCATCGGCGACGTCGCCGTCGTCGTGGCCACCGTCGCCAGCCACCGGGGGCAGGCCTTCGCCGCCACCCGCGACCTCATCGACACCCTCAAGTCCGAGGTGCCGATCTGGAAGCACCAGCGCTTCACCGACGGCCAGGACGAGTGGGTCGGCACCCCCTGA
- a CDS encoding zinc-dependent metalloprotease, producing MTDKPADGPGEGDDEQQNPFKGTPFEHLFGAGGAMGGMGGMGGAGGQMPDLSAMFGGKMPDLNQIMSQIQSLMQPYDGPVNWDLAVDTARKTVAQQPDPSPSQRQKDAVADALGLADHWLDTATELPSAITSTGAWSRAEWVVGTQEVWRGLVEPVAAQSAQSLSGALPEEAQAMGGPLLGMLGTFMGSMLATQAGSGIGTLASEVLSVSDVGLPLAPAGRAALLPANIESFAEGLDVGYDDVLLYLALREAAHQRLYGSVPWLREHVLGAVKDYGRGIDINTEAIQARIEEQMRGVDPSNPESVQQLLEGGLFDLPRSPLQVAALERLEIVLALVEGWVDEVVGQATEGRMPAAAKLQEAVRRRRAAGGPAEETFAALVGLELRPRRLRDASTLWGSLRTRQGAEARDGVWTHPDLLPTSADLDDPLGFRDEANAPEALSDEDFDAELAKLLGGGSEERPDEQPGADDE from the coding sequence ATGACTGACAAGCCCGCGGACGGCCCCGGCGAGGGCGACGACGAGCAGCAGAACCCCTTCAAGGGCACGCCCTTCGAGCACCTCTTCGGCGCCGGCGGAGCCATGGGCGGCATGGGCGGCATGGGCGGCGCCGGCGGGCAGATGCCCGACCTGAGCGCGATGTTCGGGGGCAAGATGCCCGACCTCAACCAGATCATGAGCCAGATCCAGTCGCTGATGCAGCCCTACGACGGCCCGGTGAACTGGGACCTCGCGGTCGACACCGCCCGCAAGACCGTCGCCCAGCAGCCCGACCCCAGCCCGTCGCAGCGCCAGAAGGACGCCGTCGCAGACGCCCTCGGCCTGGCCGACCACTGGCTCGACACCGCCACCGAGCTGCCCTCGGCGATCACCAGCACCGGCGCCTGGAGCCGCGCCGAGTGGGTCGTGGGCACCCAGGAGGTCTGGCGCGGGCTGGTCGAGCCGGTCGCCGCCCAGTCGGCGCAGTCGCTCTCGGGCGCGCTGCCCGAGGAGGCGCAGGCGATGGGCGGCCCGCTGCTGGGCATGCTCGGCACCTTCATGGGCTCGATGCTGGCCACCCAGGCCGGCTCGGGCATCGGCACCCTGGCCTCCGAGGTGCTCTCGGTCTCCGACGTCGGCCTGCCCCTGGCCCCCGCCGGGCGCGCGGCCCTGCTGCCGGCCAACATCGAGTCCTTCGCCGAGGGCCTCGACGTGGGCTACGACGACGTGCTGCTCTACCTCGCCCTGCGCGAGGCCGCCCACCAGCGCCTGTACGGCAGCGTCCCGTGGCTGCGCGAGCACGTGCTCGGCGCGGTCAAGGACTACGGGCGCGGCATCGACATCAACACCGAGGCGATCCAGGCCCGCATCGAGGAGCAGATGCGCGGCGTCGACCCCAGCAACCCCGAGTCGGTCCAGCAGCTGCTCGAGGGCGGGCTCTTCGACCTGCCCAGGTCGCCGCTGCAGGTGGCCGCGCTCGAGCGCCTCGAGATCGTGCTCGCCCTCGTCGAGGGCTGGGTCGACGAGGTGGTCGGCCAGGCCACCGAGGGCAGGATGCCCGCGGCCGCCAAGCTGCAGGAGGCCGTACGCCGCCGCCGCGCGGCCGGCGGCCCCGCCGAGGAGACGTTCGCGGCCCTGGTGGGCCTCGAGCTGCGCCCGCGTCGGCTGCGCGACGCCTCCACCCTGTGGGGCTCGCTGCGCACCCGCCAGGGCGCGGAGGCCCGCGACGGGGTGTGGACCCACCCCGACCTGCTGCCGACGTCGGCCGACCTCGACGACCCGCTGGGCTTCCGCGACGAGGCGAACGCACCCGAGGCGCTCAGCGACGAGGACTTCGACGCCGAGCTCGCCAAGCTGCTGGGCGGCGGCTCCGAGGAGCGGCCCGACGAGCAGCCGGGCGCCGACGACGAGTGA
- a CDS encoding NUDIX hydrolase gives MSLHADAVAVLSAWSAPDAGQEELRERYLAHLHDCPEAMRREGRPDHLTASTLVLSADGERVLLTLHAKARRWFQLGGHCEAGDPTLAAAALREATEESGLTGLRLDPVPVQLSAHAVPFCGGTPERPVHHLDVRFVAVATDDEQHAVSEESLDVRWWPTDALPDPERDLVDLVRLARARLRAQSISSPSSRAADQPIR, from the coding sequence GTGAGCCTGCACGCCGACGCCGTCGCGGTGCTCTCCGCCTGGAGCGCGCCCGACGCGGGCCAGGAGGAGCTGCGCGAGCGCTACCTCGCCCACCTGCACGACTGCCCCGAGGCGATGCGTCGTGAGGGCCGGCCCGACCACCTGACCGCCAGCACCCTGGTGCTCAGCGCCGACGGCGAGCGGGTGCTGCTGACCCTGCACGCCAAGGCCCGGCGCTGGTTCCAGCTGGGCGGGCACTGCGAGGCCGGCGACCCCACCCTGGCCGCGGCCGCGCTGCGCGAGGCCACGGAGGAGTCCGGCCTGACCGGGCTGCGCCTCGACCCGGTGCCCGTGCAGCTCAGCGCCCACGCCGTGCCCTTCTGCGGCGGCACCCCCGAGCGGCCCGTGCACCACCTCGACGTGCGCTTCGTGGCGGTGGCCACCGACGACGAGCAGCACGCGGTGAGCGAGGAGTCCCTCGACGTGCGGTGGTGGCCGACCGACGCGCTGCCCGACCCCGAGCGCGACCTGGTCGACCTGGTGCGGCTGGCGCGTGCGCGGCTGCGCGCTCAGTCGATCTCGTCGCCCTCGTCGCGGGCCGCCGACCAGCCCATCAGGTAG
- a CDS encoding M48 family metallopeptidase, translating to MAVLPDSRPDDDPQQRSASPCPPEVEVRRSARRRRTVSAYRDGNRIVVLVPASLTRAEEAEWVATMVARIERSEQRRRPSDDDLLGRARSLSDRYLGGLAVPESVRWVENQSSRWGSCTPGERTIRISTRLQQMPQWVVDYVIVHELAHLVEAHHNERFWAWVENYPQAERARGYLMGWSAARDEGDEID from the coding sequence ATGGCGGTCCTGCCGGACTCCCGGCCCGACGACGACCCGCAGCAGCGGTCGGCGTCGCCGTGCCCGCCCGAGGTCGAGGTACGTCGCTCGGCCCGGCGCCGCCGCACGGTCTCGGCGTACCGCGACGGCAACCGGATCGTGGTGCTGGTGCCCGCGTCGCTGACCCGGGCCGAGGAGGCCGAGTGGGTCGCGACGATGGTCGCGCGCATCGAGCGCTCCGAGCAGCGCCGCCGACCCAGCGACGACGACCTGCTGGGGCGGGCCAGGAGCCTCTCCGACCGCTACCTCGGTGGGCTGGCGGTGCCCGAGTCGGTGCGCTGGGTGGAGAACCAGTCCTCGCGCTGGGGTTCCTGCACCCCGGGGGAGCGCACCATCCGGATCTCGACGCGGCTGCAGCAGATGCCGCAGTGGGTCGTCGACTACGTGATCGTCCACGAGCTGGCGCACCTGGTGGAGGCCCACCACAACGAGCGGTTCTGGGCCTGGGTGGAGAACTACCCGCAGGCCGAGCGCGCCAGGGGCTACCTGATGGGCTGGTCGGCGGCCCGCGACGAGGGCGACGAGATCGACTGA
- a CDS encoding PHP domain-containing protein, translating into MAEQTPGEQGTGEQAYDDGPVAALRRIAFLLERGREDTYKVKAFRGAAAAILPLGEEAVAAAVADGTIRRVEGVGPSTATVIEQAVRGQRPDRLARAEAEHGGPLVSGGEELHALLRGDLHSHSDWSDGGSPIEEMAFSAIELGREYQVLTDHSPRLKVARGLSAERLARQLDVVDAVNDHLAGSGFTLLKGIEVDILDDGGLDQSDDMLDRLDVRVASVHSKLKMEADAMTRRMVAAVRNPRVNVLGHCTGRLVTGGRGRRAESTFDAQAVFEACAETGTAVEINSRPERRDPPTRLLELARDLGCLFSIDSDAHAPGQLDFLAYGAERAEAAGIDPDRIVNTWPKQRLLEWARS; encoded by the coding sequence GTGGCTGAGCAGACCCCCGGAGAGCAGGGCACCGGAGAGCAGGCGTACGACGACGGGCCCGTCGCCGCGCTGCGCCGGATCGCGTTCCTGCTGGAGCGGGGTCGCGAGGACACCTACAAGGTCAAGGCGTTCCGGGGCGCGGCGGCGGCGATCCTGCCGCTGGGGGAGGAGGCCGTCGCGGCGGCCGTCGCCGACGGCACGATCCGCCGTGTCGAGGGGGTGGGGCCCAGCACCGCGACGGTCATCGAGCAGGCGGTGCGCGGGCAGCGCCCCGACCGGCTGGCGCGCGCCGAGGCCGAGCACGGCGGACCCCTGGTCAGCGGCGGCGAGGAGCTGCACGCGCTGCTGCGCGGCGACCTGCACTCGCACTCCGACTGGTCCGACGGCGGCTCACCGATCGAGGAGATGGCCTTCAGTGCGATCGAGCTGGGCCGCGAGTACCAGGTGCTGACCGACCACTCGCCCCGGCTCAAGGTCGCCCGCGGGCTCTCGGCCGAGCGGCTGGCGCGCCAGCTCGACGTCGTCGACGCCGTCAACGACCACCTCGCGGGGTCCGGCTTCACGCTGCTCAAGGGCATCGAGGTCGACATCCTCGACGACGGCGGCCTCGACCAGAGCGACGACATGCTCGACCGGCTCGACGTGCGGGTGGCCAGCGTGCACTCCAAGCTGAAGATGGAGGCCGACGCGATGACCCGGCGGATGGTGGCCGCGGTGCGCAACCCCCGGGTCAACGTGCTGGGCCACTGCACCGGGCGCCTGGTCACCGGCGGACGCGGCAGGCGCGCGGAGTCGACCTTCGACGCGCAGGCCGTCTTCGAGGCGTGCGCCGAGACCGGCACGGCGGTCGAGATCAACTCCCGGCCCGAGCGGCGCGACCCGCCGACCCGCCTGCTCGAGCTCGCCCGCGACCTGGGCTGCCTCTTCTCCATCGACTCCGACGCCCACGCGCCGGGCCAGCTCGACTTCCTGGCCTACGGTGCCGAGCGCGCCGAGGCGGCGGGCATCGATCCCGACCGGATCGTCAACACCTGGCCCAAGCAGCGCCTGCTGGAGTGGGCGAGGAGCTAG
- a CDS encoding DUF5679 domain-containing protein: MAETWSGEFYCVKCKEKREAEGEVKVNDKGTRMAKAVCPVCSTNLNRILGKA; encoded by the coding sequence ATGGCGGAGACCTGGAGCGGCGAGTTCTACTGCGTGAAGTGCAAGGAGAAGCGCGAGGCGGAGGGCGAGGTGAAGGTGAACGACAAGGGCACCCGCATGGCCAAGGCCGTCTGCCCCGTCTGCAGCACCAACCTCAACCGCATCCTCGGCAAGGCCTGA
- a CDS encoding TOMM precursor leader peptide-binding protein gives MSSSPPPPSLPALPQRPRLLPGAGIYRRDDRHLQVGLGAPRRVVLPDHPEVRALLRSLESPGAYADPAPEGPRASGALTALAAAGLLVGSDALDDCLRGARSAGGLDPAGVAAAFCEAPVDAPRRLRERARARVRVEARPDLRAEALGLLGASGVGLHEPAMGLDPTLVLLVGHEPDREVVDELVRQQVPHLLVTARLEHYVVGPFVVPGRTACLRCLDAHAAERDPRRAVVLAQHARRAGGSAEPSDPALRALATAWAARDVVRHLDGERPSTWSATTTLGPDLAPEHVALLRHPHCGCAWDVLAAG, from the coding sequence ATGAGCTCGTCTCCCCCGCCGCCCTCGCTGCCCGCGCTGCCGCAGCGGCCCCGGTTGCTGCCGGGCGCCGGGATCTACCGCCGCGACGACCGCCACCTGCAGGTGGGGCTCGGTGCCCCGCGCCGGGTGGTGCTCCCCGACCACCCCGAGGTCCGCGCCCTCCTGCGCTCGCTGGAGTCCCCCGGCGCGTACGCCGACCCGGCACCCGAGGGCCCGCGCGCGAGCGGTGCGCTGACCGCGCTGGCCGCGGCCGGTCTGCTGGTCGGCTCCGACGCGCTCGACGACTGCCTGCGCGGCGCCCGGTCCGCGGGTGGCCTCGACCCCGCCGGGGTGGCTGCCGCGTTCTGCGAGGCCCCCGTCGACGCCCCCCGCCGCCTGCGCGAGCGCGCGCGGGCGCGGGTGCGCGTCGAGGCCCGGCCCGACCTGCGCGCCGAGGCCCTCGGGCTCCTCGGGGCCTCGGGCGTCGGGCTGCACGAGCCCGCGATGGGACTCGACCCGACGCTCGTGCTCCTCGTCGGTCACGAGCCCGACCGCGAGGTGGTCGACGAGCTGGTGCGCCAGCAGGTGCCGCACCTGCTCGTCACCGCCCGGCTGGAGCACTACGTCGTCGGACCGTTCGTGGTGCCCGGCCGCACCGCCTGCCTGCGCTGCCTCGACGCCCACGCGGCCGAGCGCGACCCGCGGCGGGCGGTCGTGCTGGCCCAGCACGCCCGCCGGGCGGGCGGGTCCGCCGAGCCCAGCGACCCGGCGCTGCGCGCCCTGGCCACGGCCTGGGCAGCGCGCGACGTGGTCCGCCACCTCGACGGGGAGAGGCCCTCGACGTGGTCGGCGACGACCACGCTGGGCCCCGACCTGGCACCCGAGCACGTCGCGCTGCTGCGCCACCCGCACTGCGGCTGTGCCTGGGACGTGCTGGCGGCCGGCTGA
- a CDS encoding WhiB family transcriptional regulator — translation MPCRVANPELWFAESPQDVEQAKALCLDCPVRQLCLAGALERREPWGVWGGELFLQGVVIPRKRPRGRPRKNEQAA, via the coding sequence ATGCCCTGCCGGGTCGCCAACCCCGAGCTCTGGTTCGCCGAGTCCCCCCAGGACGTCGAGCAGGCCAAGGCGCTCTGCCTCGACTGCCCCGTGCGCCAGCTGTGCCTCGCCGGAGCCCTCGAGCGTCGCGAGCCCTGGGGCGTGTGGGGAGGCGAGCTCTTCCTCCAAGGCGTCGTGATCCCGCGCAAGCGGCCCCGCGGCCGGCCCCGCAAGAACGAGCAGGCGGCCTGA
- a CDS encoding ATP-dependent DNA helicase UvrD2, producing the protein MPDPDALLSALDPEQRQVAEALRGPVRVLAGAGTGKTRAITHRIAYGVASGVYTPTEVLAVTFTTRAAGEMRQRLRTMGAGAVQARTFHAAALRQLRYFWPHVHGTELPRLTESKIPLLAGAARRQRVRVDQALLRDLASEVEWAKVSNVHPDDYAKVATRRGRSVTGHDADTVARIFAAYEDVKRGEGRMDMEDILLLTAGLLADDERVAAQVRRQYKYFVVDEFQDVSPLQSALLDLWLGGREELCVVGDPAQTIYSFAGANADYLRDFPAKHPGTTSVELVRNYRSTPEVVSAANALLEGSSTTSVSLRSQRPSGRAVDYRSAPDEVSEAEAVAARILQLREAGTSLGEVAILFRINAQSETFEDALAARKIPYVIRGAARFFDRPEVREAVTRIRGAARSGAGEELVELVRSTLAGMGWTSSPPTGRGQTRDRWESWQALVDQAEEFAAGEGTQHDDPAGAFVDDLDRRAAEQHAPVAEGVTLATFHAAKGLEWDHVFCCGLQDGTLPITYADTPAAVEEERRLLYVGMTRARLELSCSWSLARNPGGRGSRKPSRFLDPLLPEEARPRPAGSTRAGRAMSCRECGTPLRTPADKKRARCEDCPASYDEELFERLREWRRERAGEEKVPAFVVFSDATLELIAEQKPQTEQALLRIAGIGRSKLDKYGEDVLGLVG; encoded by the coding sequence ATGCCCGACCCCGACGCCCTGCTCTCCGCGCTCGACCCCGAGCAGCGCCAGGTCGCGGAGGCGCTGCGCGGCCCGGTGCGGGTGCTGGCGGGTGCCGGCACCGGCAAGACCCGGGCGATCACGCACCGCATCGCCTACGGCGTGGCCTCCGGCGTCTACACCCCGACCGAGGTCCTCGCGGTCACCTTCACCACCCGTGCCGCGGGCGAGATGCGCCAGCGGCTGCGCACCATGGGCGCCGGTGCGGTGCAGGCGCGCACCTTCCACGCCGCGGCGCTGCGCCAGCTGCGCTACTTCTGGCCCCACGTGCACGGCACCGAGCTGCCGCGGCTGACCGAGTCGAAGATCCCGCTGCTCGCCGGTGCCGCGCGCCGCCAGCGGGTGCGCGTCGACCAGGCGCTGCTGCGCGACCTGGCCTCCGAGGTCGAGTGGGCCAAGGTCAGCAACGTCCACCCCGACGACTACGCCAAGGTCGCCACCCGCCGCGGGCGCAGCGTCACCGGCCACGACGCCGACACGGTCGCGCGCATCTTCGCCGCCTACGAGGACGTCAAGCGCGGCGAGGGCCGGATGGACATGGAGGACATCCTGCTGCTGACCGCGGGCCTGCTCGCCGACGACGAGCGGGTGGCCGCGCAGGTGCGCCGGCAGTACAAGTACTTCGTCGTCGACGAGTTCCAGGACGTCTCGCCGCTGCAGTCGGCGCTGCTCGACCTGTGGCTCGGTGGGCGCGAGGAGCTGTGCGTGGTTGGCGACCCGGCACAGACCATCTACTCCTTCGCCGGCGCCAACGCCGACTACCTGCGCGACTTCCCGGCCAAGCACCCCGGCACCACCTCGGTCGAGCTGGTGCGCAACTACCGCTCCACCCCCGAGGTGGTCTCGGCCGCCAACGCCCTCCTGGAGGGCTCGAGCACCACCAGCGTCTCGCTGCGCTCCCAGCGCCCGTCGGGTCGCGCGGTCGACTACCGCTCCGCGCCCGACGAGGTCTCCGAGGCCGAGGCGGTGGCCGCGCGCATCCTGCAGCTGCGCGAGGCGGGCACGTCCCTGGGGGAGGTGGCGATCCTCTTCCGCATCAACGCCCAGTCCGAGACCTTCGAGGACGCGCTCGCGGCCCGCAAGATCCCCTACGTCATCCGCGGCGCCGCGCGCTTCTTCGACCGGCCCGAGGTGCGCGAGGCGGTGACGCGGATCCGCGGCGCCGCCCGCAGCGGCGCGGGTGAGGAGCTCGTCGAGCTGGTGCGCTCGACGCTGGCCGGCATGGGCTGGACGTCCTCGCCCCCGACCGGGCGCGGCCAGACCCGGGACCGTTGGGAGTCCTGGCAGGCCCTGGTCGACCAGGCCGAGGAGTTCGCGGCCGGTGAGGGCACGCAGCACGACGACCCGGCCGGGGCCTTCGTCGACGACCTCGACCGCCGCGCCGCCGAGCAGCACGCCCCGGTGGCCGAGGGCGTCACCCTGGCGACCTTCCACGCCGCCAAGGGCCTGGAGTGGGACCACGTGTTCTGCTGCGGGCTCCAGGACGGCACCCTGCCGATCACCTACGCCGACACCCCCGCGGCGGTGGAGGAGGAGCGCCGGCTGCTCTACGTCGGCATGACCCGGGCCCGCCTCGAGCTCTCCTGCTCCTGGTCGCTGGCGCGCAACCCCGGCGGGCGCGGCTCGCGCAAGCCCTCGAGGTTCCTCGACCCGCTGCTGCCCGAGGAGGCCCGGCCGCGCCCCGCCGGCTCGACCCGCGCGGGGCGCGCGATGAGCTGCCGCGAGTGCGGCACCCCGCTGCGCACGCCCGCCGACAAGAAGCGTGCCCGCTGCGAGGACTGCCCGGCCTCCTACGACGAGGAGCTGTTCGAGCGGCTGCGCGAGTGGCGCAGGGAGCGCGCCGGCGAGGAGAAGGTGCCCGCCTTCGTGGTGTTCTCCGACGCCACCCTCGAGCTCATCGCCGAGCAGAAGCCGCAGACCGAGCAGGCCCTGCTGCGCATCGCCGGGATCGGCCGCTCCAAGCTCGACAAGTACGGCGAGGACGTGCTCGGCCTGGTCGGCTGA
- a CDS encoding mycoredoxin — protein sequence MSTEAPVESTPTTGFTMYSTPWCGYCHRLKSQLEREGIPFTIVDIEQDPSAADVVEKVNNGNQTVPTLVFSDGSAMTNPSLVQVKDKLASLA from the coding sequence ATGAGCACCGAAGCACCTGTGGAGAGCACGCCCACCACCGGGTTCACCATGTACAGCACGCCGTGGTGCGGCTACTGCCACCGCCTGAAGTCGCAGCTCGAGCGCGAGGGCATCCCCTTCACGATCGTCGACATCGAGCAGGACCCCTCGGCCGCCGACGTCGTCGAGAAGGTCAACAACGGCAACCAGACCGTGCCGACGCTGGTCTTCTCCGACGGCAGCGCGATGACGAACCCCTCGCTGGTGCAGGTCAAGGACAAGCTGGCCTCGCTGGCCTGA
- the nudC gene encoding NAD(+) diphosphatase: protein MSYPHELMAADPHDRAALHRTDDAWLDERWADPGSRVLVVSGTRIRPVGGRIDWVAPAEAPEGLRVLLGEWDGRAWFAVVTDAGLSRQGEGWVPLRGLLPSLADDALAYAPLVFHALGLAEWLFVTRFCPRCAGDLEPRKSGHELVCTRCGKAQFPRTDPAVIMVVTHGEPGSDDERCLLGRQSVWPEGRFSTLAGFCEPGESLEDAVRREVLEETGVHVGEVDYFGNQPWPLPASLMVGFTARATTTEIQVDHDELEDARWFTRREMREQAEAGSLVLPGGVSISRSLVEHWYGGPLPGHW, encoded by the coding sequence GTGAGCTACCCGCACGAGCTGATGGCAGCCGACCCCCACGACCGAGCGGCGCTGCACCGCACCGACGACGCCTGGCTCGACGAGCGCTGGGCCGACCCCGGCAGCCGGGTCCTGGTCGTCTCCGGGACCCGCATCCGCCCCGTCGGGGGCAGGATCGACTGGGTGGCGCCGGCCGAGGCCCCGGAGGGCCTGCGCGTGCTGCTGGGGGAGTGGGACGGGCGGGCGTGGTTCGCGGTGGTCACCGACGCCGGGCTCTCCCGCCAGGGCGAGGGCTGGGTGCCGCTGCGCGGTCTGCTGCCCTCCCTGGCCGACGACGCGCTGGCCTACGCACCGCTGGTCTTCCACGCCCTGGGCCTGGCCGAGTGGCTCTTCGTCACCCGCTTCTGCCCCCGGTGCGCGGGCGACCTCGAGCCCCGCAAGTCGGGCCACGAGCTGGTCTGCACCCGCTGCGGCAAGGCGCAGTTCCCGCGCACCGACCCCGCCGTGATCATGGTCGTCACCCACGGGGAGCCCGGCAGCGACGACGAGCGCTGCCTGCTGGGGCGCCAGTCGGTGTGGCCCGAGGGCCGGTTCTCGACCTTGGCGGGCTTCTGCGAGCCGGGGGAGAGCCTCGAGGACGCCGTGCGCCGCGAGGTGCTGGAGGAGACCGGCGTGCACGTCGGCGAGGTCGACTACTTCGGCAACCAGCCGTGGCCGCTGCCGGCGAGCCTGATGGTGGGCTTCACCGCCCGCGCGACCACCACCGAGATCCAGGTCGACCACGACGAGCTCGAGGACGCCCGCTGGTTCACCCGCCGCGAGATGCGCGAGCAGGCCGAGGCGGGCAGCCTCGTGCTGCCGGGCGGGGTCTCGATCAGCCGCTCGCTGGTCGAGCACTGGTACGGCGGACCCCTGCCCGGCCACTGGTGA